The following DNA comes from Bacteroidota bacterium.
AACTGGGGATTTCACCAGCCAGACAGGCACTGGAAATAATAAGTCCTTCATGATATTTCTCCAGCAATTCCTGGTCAATACGGGGTTTGTAATAAAATCCTTCCACCCAGGCCAGTGAAATCAGTTTCATCAGATTATGATAGCCTTCCAGGTTCTTTGCCAGAAGAATGATGTGATAACCGCCACGATCCTCTTTATCACTCTGATCAAAACGGCTTTTATGGGCAAAATAACTTTCACATCCCAATATCGGTTTGATACCCTGCTTCTTGGCCGTGTTATAAAAATCTTTTACCCCGAACATATTGCCGTGATCGGTAATGGCCACAGTAGTCATTCCATCCCCCTGCGCTTTTTTCAACATCACGGGGATATTGGAAGCCCCATCAAGAATGGAATATTGTGTATGAACATGAAGATGTGTAAAAGTCGTCATATTGCAAGTTAGTAATTATCTGAAAGTTGATATAAAATGAGAAATAATTTTTCGTAGTCGTAAAATTACATAATAAAAAATGTAAAAAAGGGCTACAGGGAAATACTTATGAGAAAAAATAATTAAGAATCTTTTACACTAACACAATATTAAATATAAATATAATTTCAAAAAGGAAAATTTTCTTAACCAAAGAATTATGTAGATTTTCCTTCAATTCATCTACATATATTACTGTTTTCCAATCTATTACTAAATTATCAATTTCAATCATCGAACAATCAACTTTTAACCTCAGGAAAATGCCATTAGTCATTTTTTTGACTGAAACGCACGAATAAATTCTCTATAAATCAGTGTAGTAATCTAAATTTTTTTACCTTTAAATAACTGAAGATTTGCTGATCCTATATTTTTTCTCCAATCATAAAATTATTTATTACTATGTGCGGACTAGTAGGTTATATAAAAAAGCAAAACGGGGAGATTGAGCCGGAAATTTTAGAACAGATGGCTTCTAAAATTCAATACCGCGGCCCTGATGATGAGGGGATATTCATTAATAAAAGAATTGGTCTTTATCACAAACGTTTATCAATCATTGACCTGGTGACCGGTCACCAGCCCATGACTTTTGATAACCTCACCATTGTGTTTAACGGTGAGATATATAATTACATCGAACTACGCAACGAATTAATCAGGGAAGGAGTTACCTTCACTACAACTTCTGATACGGAAGTCATTTTGAAGATGTATAAAAAATACGGCCTGAATGCCATAGACAAGTTAAATGGCATGTTTGCCTTCCTTCTCTATGACAAGCCCCAAAACAGGCTTATAGCTGCCCGTGATCATTTTGGGATCAAACCCTTATATTTTTACGAGGATAAGGAAAATTTTCTTTTTGCCTCTGAAATTAAAGCTTTGCTGGCACATCCATCTGTAAAACGGGAAGCCAATTATCAGGCCATGCACGATTACCTGACTTTTCAGTTTGTTCTTGGCGAAAATACTTTATTTAAAAATATCATTAAAGTATTGCCAGGCCACTATCTGGTCATCAACCTGGACACCATGAGGTATAAATCAATCCAATACTGGGAGCCTAATTTTAAAATCGATCATTATCATACCGAAGCTTATTTTATTGATGAACTGCGCAGGTTAATTGAAGATGCCGTCAAGATTCAACTGCGAAGCGATGTTCCCCTGGGGACATACTTAAGCGGAGGGATGGATTCCAGCCTTGTTTCCATAATTGCAGCCCAAAACATCACGAATCATCTGAAAACTTTCACAGGTGCTTTTAATGAAGGCCTGGAATTCAATGAAACACGATATGCGCGGGAAGTAGCCTCACTCTGTAAAGCCGAACCCTTTGAAGTTTATCCTACAGAGCAGGAATTTATTGATTTGTTGCCCAAGCTAATTTACCACCTTGATGAGCCGGTGGCCGGTCCGGGATTATTCCCTCAATATATTGTTTCACGCCTGGCTTCAGAACATGTAAAAGTAGTTTTGGGCGGCCAGGGAGGAGACGAGATATTCGGGGGCTATGCCCGATATGTAATTGCTTACCTGGAACAGGCCATAAAAGGTGCAATATATGAAAGCAATGAAGAAGGAGAACATATAGTTTCACTTCAATCTATTCTCCCGAATCTCCCTTATTTATACAAGTATGTGCCCATGATGCGCCAATTCATGGAATCAGGGGCTTTTTATGACATGGACAGAAGGTACTTCAACCTGATCGACCGCAGCGACAGCTGTCTGGGCCTGTATAACGACGACTTTAAAGCCACACATAACAAAGAAGAAGTATTTTCCCGTTTCCAAACCATTTTCAATCATTCCGACACCTTGTCTTACTTCAATAAGATGACTCATTTCGATATGTTTGGAAGCCTGCCGGGATTACTTCAGGTAGAAGACCGGGTAAGTATGGCCGTTTCCCTGGAATCGAGGGTGCCTCTTCTGGACCGCCGCATTGTTGACCTGGTTTCCAGTATGCCTCCTTCTATGAAATTTAAAGGGGCAGAAATGAAATATATATTTAAACGTACAGTATCCGATATTTTGCCCAAAACCATACTCGAACGCAAGGACAAAATGGGATTCCCTGTTCCCCTTCATATCTGGGCAAAAAATGAAGCCTCCCATTTTTTCAGAGATGTTCTGCTTTCAAAAACCTGCAAAGAAAGGGGAATTTTTGATTGTGCCAAAGTAGAAAAATTGATAGACTCTGAACGTGAATTTGGCCGGAGTTTATGGGGAGTACTTTCGCTAGAGCTTTGGTTTAAACAATTCATTGATTAACTAAACCTAAAAATGTTTCTACTATGAACAGCATTCATAGCGCCAAAGTGCATGACTTGTGGCAAATTGAAAAGATCGGAGTTATCGGTCCGGGTATCGTTGGGATGCCTATGGCCGCCCTATTAGCCAATGCCAGAATAAAAACCGGCAACAATCACCCCGTTAAGGTTGTGGTGGTACAACGCAATTCCATAAATTCCGGATGGAAAGTCGATGCAATTAACCATGGACAGTCGGTGATCGGGGGCATAGAACCCGGCCTCAATAAAATTGTTTCAGAAACGGTTGCGGAAGGAATACTGAGCGCAACACATAATATAGAGGATATTCATGATGCCGACGTAATTCTGGTTGCTGTACAGACAGATAAAAAAGGCTTCGGCCCGGATTACGGGCCTATGTTCGAAGCTCTGACCGGCCTTGCCCAGGCTTTACAGAAAAAACCCAAAAATAAAAAAACGCTGATTATCTTTGAATCGACATTGGCCCCTTCTTCAATGACTACAGTGATTAAAGAACATTTTGCCAAATACGGGCTGATAGAAGGTAAGGATATACTGCTTGGGAATAGCCCCAACAGGGTCATGCCGGGGCGGTTGGTAGAAAGGGTGGCCCAATCGGATAAACTGGCCGGTGGCTTGCATCCGGAAACCTCTAAAATGATTTATTCCCTCTATTCCAATGTTGTCACTGAAGCAATTGTACACAAAACGAACAGTCTGACAGCCGAAATCGTAAAAACCCTTGAGAATGCCTATCGTGATGTCCGGATTGCTTTTTCCACCGAAATAGTAAGGTATTGCGACAAACATAACATTGATTTTTACCAGGTCAGAGAAAAAGTCAATTTGCTGGCCGGGCAAAACGACTCTGCAAGCTTCAATCCCAATGCCGTTCCCAGTGGGGCACTGCTGATTCCGACCATAGGTGTTGGCGGACATTGCCTGCCTAAAGACGGGATACTTCTGTGGTGGAGGAAAATAGAAAGTGGTGCAGATACAGCCCACAGCCTTATCCTTAATTCCAGAATAATAAACAATGCCTCTCCTGCAAAAGCCATCAGCCTGGCAGAGGAGAATTTCGGTGACATATCGGGTAAAAAGATTGCTCTATTGGGTACTGCCTACCGGTTCAACTCGGAGGATACCAGGAACTCCCCGACCCTTGTTCTTGCAAATCAGTTGTTGGAGAAGAACTGTTCCATCATACTGCACGATCCTTATGTAAAATCTACGGATCAAAATCTGCTTCGCTTTAACATGGATCAATATTTCACCAGGGATATGGAAAAGGCATTAAGGGAAGCCGAATATGCCTTTGTTTGTACTGCCCATAAGGTTTATGCAGAAGGTTTAGATTATATCCTTCAATCCGCGCCCAACTTAAAAGGATTATTTGATGGATGCAACATCTATTCAAAGAAAGACCTTGAATATAAAGGGATTAAACATGCAGGCATTGGGAAAGGAGAAATCTCTCCCTCCAATGCCTTCATTGAATTTGTTTACCAGTGTTTCCGCATCGTTGAGAAAGGTCTTGCTAACGAAGTCCTGAGTATGATAGAATTTCTAAACAAAAATTATGCAGACGGAGAATTTAACAAAGCTGATTTTAAAGAAGTTCAACGTTTGGCAGGCAGTTGTGTAACAGGATGTTTAATCGCCGAACCCGGTAAAATTCATCATACCAAAGATTATAAAGGTTTTATGCCCAAACTGGTTAGTTGCTCGTTTAAATCATAAAGGAAATGGGGAATTTTGCAGTAGTAGGCGGAGGAATTTTAGGAATGACAATAGCTCTGCGTTTATCTCAATTGAATCATCAGGTAACCATTTATGAATCAGAAGACAGTCTTGGAGGACTGGCAGGCTCTGTAAGGATGAATGGTTGCACCTGGGACAGGTTTTACCATGTCATCCTGATGTCGGACACCGCTACCCTTTCCCTGATCAAAGAATTGGGACTTGAAAATGAATTAAAATGGGTGGAAACCAAAACAGGTTTTTATGTGGGCGGCCGGCTTTATTCCATGTCAAACAGCCTGGAATTTTTAAAATTCCCGCCCTTGTCGCTTTACGGAAAATTCAGGTTGGGCCTGACCATTTTATATGCTTCAAAGATAAAAAACTGGGAGAGGTTGGAAAAAATTCCGGTATCCAAATGGTTGCGGTTCTGGTCGGGTAAAGAAACATTCGAAAAAATATGGTCACCATTATTAAGAGCCAAGTTAGGAGATATGTACACCCAGACTTCCGCTGCATTTATCTGGGCCACCATCCAACGCATGTATGCAGCAAGGCGCAGCGGACTGAAAAAGGAAATGTTTGGCTATGTAGAAGGAGGATACGCACGTGTATTGGACAAATTTACAGAAAAATTAATACAGAACCATGTTAGTATTAACTGCAATTCCCGTATCGTTCAGATTGAAACAGAGGATATGGGGAAAATTAGAATTACCACTGAACGGAATTATCAAAAAACATTTGACAAAGTTGTACTGACCATACCCTCTTCAGAAATCAGCAGAATTTGTCCCAGCCTGGAGGAGCAAGAGCATAAGAAACTGAAAAGCATCAATTATATGGGGGTAATATGCCCTCATGTTTTGCTCAGCAGGCCAATATCTCCATACTATGTCACCAATATTACCGATTCATGGGTACCCTTTACGGGAGTTATTGAAATGACAGCCTTAATTGATAAAAAAGAGACCAATGGAAAATCCCTGATCTATCTGCCAATGTATGTCAATCAAACCCATACATTCTGGGACCTGAACGAGGAACAAATAAAAAAACAGACGCTGGATAGCTTATTTAAAATGTATCCCTTTTTAAAACC
Coding sequences within:
- the asnB gene encoding asparagine synthase (glutamine-hydrolyzing); translation: MCGLVGYIKKQNGEIEPEILEQMASKIQYRGPDDEGIFINKRIGLYHKRLSIIDLVTGHQPMTFDNLTIVFNGEIYNYIELRNELIREGVTFTTTSDTEVILKMYKKYGLNAIDKLNGMFAFLLYDKPQNRLIAARDHFGIKPLYFYEDKENFLFASEIKALLAHPSVKREANYQAMHDYLTFQFVLGENTLFKNIIKVLPGHYLVINLDTMRYKSIQYWEPNFKIDHYHTEAYFIDELRRLIEDAVKIQLRSDVPLGTYLSGGMDSSLVSIIAAQNITNHLKTFTGAFNEGLEFNETRYAREVASLCKAEPFEVYPTEQEFIDLLPKLIYHLDEPVAGPGLFPQYIVSRLASEHVKVVLGGQGGDEIFGGYARYVIAYLEQAIKGAIYESNEEGEHIVSLQSILPNLPYLYKYVPMMRQFMESGAFYDMDRRYFNLIDRSDSCLGLYNDDFKATHNKEEVFSRFQTIFNHSDTLSYFNKMTHFDMFGSLPGLLQVEDRVSMAVSLESRVPLLDRRIVDLVSSMPPSMKFKGAEMKYIFKRTVSDILPKTILERKDKMGFPVPLHIWAKNEASHFFRDVLLSKTCKERGIFDCAKVEKLIDSEREFGRSLWGVLSLELWFKQFID
- a CDS encoding nucleotide sugar dehydrogenase, translated to MNSIHSAKVHDLWQIEKIGVIGPGIVGMPMAALLANARIKTGNNHPVKVVVVQRNSINSGWKVDAINHGQSVIGGIEPGLNKIVSETVAEGILSATHNIEDIHDADVILVAVQTDKKGFGPDYGPMFEALTGLAQALQKKPKNKKTLIIFESTLAPSSMTTVIKEHFAKYGLIEGKDILLGNSPNRVMPGRLVERVAQSDKLAGGLHPETSKMIYSLYSNVVTEAIVHKTNSLTAEIVKTLENAYRDVRIAFSTEIVRYCDKHNIDFYQVREKVNLLAGQNDSASFNPNAVPSGALLIPTIGVGGHCLPKDGILLWWRKIESGADTAHSLILNSRIINNASPAKAISLAEENFGDISGKKIALLGTAYRFNSEDTRNSPTLVLANQLLEKNCSIILHDPYVKSTDQNLLRFNMDQYFTRDMEKALREAEYAFVCTAHKVYAEGLDYILQSAPNLKGLFDGCNIYSKKDLEYKGIKHAGIGKGEISPSNAFIEFVYQCFRIVEKGLANEVLSMIEFLNKNYADGEFNKADFKEVQRLAGSCVTGCLIAEPGKIHHTKDYKGFMPKLVSCSFKS
- a CDS encoding NAD(P)/FAD-dependent oxidoreductase, with translation MGNFAVVGGGILGMTIALRLSQLNHQVTIYESEDSLGGLAGSVRMNGCTWDRFYHVILMSDTATLSLIKELGLENELKWVETKTGFYVGGRLYSMSNSLEFLKFPPLSLYGKFRLGLTILYASKIKNWERLEKIPVSKWLRFWSGKETFEKIWSPLLRAKLGDMYTQTSAAFIWATIQRMYAARRSGLKKEMFGYVEGGYARVLDKFTEKLIQNHVSINCNSRIVQIETEDMGKIRITTERNYQKTFDKVVLTIPSSEISRICPSLEEQEHKKLKSINYMGVICPHVLLSRPISPYYVTNITDSWVPFTGVIEMTALIDKKETNGKSLIYLPMYVNQTHTFWDLNEEQIKKQTLDSLFKMYPFLKPDEVEYTGICKAPFVFGLPDLNYSQKLIPAKTSVKGIYIINSSFIMNGTSNVNETLQLVDKNLQTVTQNEK